The genome window CCAATGATTGGATTGAATGATTCTGGTGGAGCTCGTATTCAAGAAGGTGTACGTTCACTTGGTGGATATGCTGATATTTTCTACCGAAATGTTCAGGCTTCTGGTGTTATTCCGCAAATTTCTGCAATTATGGGACCTTGTGCTGGTGGGGCAGTTTATTCTCCAGCAATGACCGATTTTACCATGATGGTAGAAAACAACAGTTATATGTTTGTTACGGGGCCAAATGTTGTAAAAACAGTAACAAATGAAGAGGTAACTTCTGAAGAATTAGGTGGAGCAGCAACTCATGCTTCAAAATCGGGAGTTTGTCATATTACATCTCCAAACGGGGTTGAATGTTTGGAGGATATCAAACGATTGTTAAGTTATATTCCGCAGAACAATAGAGAAACTACTCCGAAATTACCATTCGTTTTTCAAGAAGAAATTCGCGAAAAATTAGATACTATTGTTCCAGATAGTGCAAACAAGCCTTATGATATGCATGAAGTAATTGGTGGAATTATAGATGAAGATTCATTTTTTGAAATTCATAAAGATTTTGCCGATAACATTATTGTAGGTTTTGCTCGTTTAGGAGGAAGAAGTATCGGAATTGTAGCTAATCAGCCTATGGTTTTAGCAGGATGTTTAGATGTAAATAGTTCTATTAAAGCAGCTCGATTTGTTCGTTTTTGTGATTGTTTCAATATTCCTCTTTTAGTTTTAGAAGATGTACCAGGATTTTTACCAGGAACAGATCAAGAATGGAACGGAATCATTACACATGGAGCAAAATTATTATATGCATTTAGCGAAGCTACTGTTCCAAGAGTTACTGTAATTACGCGTAAAGCTTATGGTGGAGCTTATGATGTAATGAATTCAAAACATATTGGAGCTGATATGAATTTTGCTTGGCCAAGCGCTGAAATCGCTGTAATGGGAGCAAAAGGAGCATCGGAAATTATCTTCAAAAAAGAGATTGGTGAAGCAGCAGATCCTGTGGCTAAATTAGCAGAAAAAGAAGCAGAATATGCAGAGTTATTTGCAAATCCATATACAGCGGCGCAACGCGGATTTATTGATGAGGTTATTTTACCAAGAGATACCAGAAGAAAACTGATAAAAGCTTTTAGCATGTTGGAAAATAAAGTAGTCGACACTCCAAAACGCAAACACGGAAATATTCCTTTATAATAAGAAAGACCGACTATTTAGTCGGTCTTTTTATTTAGTTGAGCATCTATATATTTTCCTATAAATCCTAATTTCATTCGATCTAGCATTTTCTTTTCAAATTCCCAGAAGAATGTA of Flavobacterium channae contains these proteins:
- a CDS encoding acyl-CoA carboxylase subunit beta codes for the protein MEDKIKILNDKIALAKLGGGEKRIASLHAKKRLTARERVEYLLDEGSFEEIGMLVTHRTTDFGMEKEIIYGDGVVTGYGTINGRLVYVFAQDFTVFGGSLSETHAEKICKVMDMAVKNGAPMIGLNDSGGARIQEGVRSLGGYADIFYRNVQASGVIPQISAIMGPCAGGAVYSPAMTDFTMMVENNSYMFVTGPNVVKTVTNEEVTSEELGGAATHASKSGVCHITSPNGVECLEDIKRLLSYIPQNNRETTPKLPFVFQEEIREKLDTIVPDSANKPYDMHEVIGGIIDEDSFFEIHKDFADNIIVGFARLGGRSIGIVANQPMVLAGCLDVNSSIKAARFVRFCDCFNIPLLVLEDVPGFLPGTDQEWNGIITHGAKLLYAFSEATVPRVTVITRKAYGGAYDVMNSKHIGADMNFAWPSAEIAVMGAKGASEIIFKKEIGEAADPVAKLAEKEAEYAELFANPYTAAQRGFIDEVILPRDTRRKLIKAFSMLENKVVDTPKRKHGNIPL